A part of Capsicum annuum cultivar UCD-10X-F1 chromosome 6, UCD10Xv1.1, whole genome shotgun sequence genomic DNA contains:
- the LOC107875313 gene encoding pentatricopeptide repeat-containing protein At2g37230 yields MASLCASRAAIFKRKKLLCLTSTSSFYCTESPIPTTGKQNHHPKPQDEKLEDVICRMMSTRAWTTRLQNSIRNIVPSFNDELVYNVLHSAKDSEHALNFFRWVERSGIFRHNRETHFKIMQILGRAEKLNHARCILLDMPNKGVDWDEDLWVLLIDSYGKAGIVQESVKLFAKMEELGVERTVKSYNALFNVITRKGRYMMAKRYFNKMVNEGIEPTGHTFNLLIWGFFLSSKVDTAIRFFEDMKSRGIMPDLVTYNTMINGYNRVKKIEEAEKYFVEIKARNLEPNVISYTTMIKGYSLVGRIDDALRLFEEMKSFGIKPNAITYSTLLPGLCDAKKMSEARMILKEMEEKYIEPKDSAIFIRLISGQCEAGDLDAAADVLKTMIRLSVPTEAGHYGVLIENFCKAGKYDRAVKFLDKLIEKEIILRPQSSLSMEPSAYILITDYLCNNGQTGKAETLFRQLMKIGVQDPVVFNNLVCGHSKEGVPDSAFELLKIMGRRKVLSDGIAHKSLVESYLKKGEAADAKTALDNMIEHGHDPDSLLYRSVMESLMGDGRVQTASRVMKIMLEKGVKEHMDLISTILEALLMRGHVEEALGRIELLLNNSLSPDFDGLLAVLCEKGKATAALKLLDFSLERNCNIDYSSYDKVLDSLVAAGKTLNAYSMLCKMMEKGGVKDHKSCEELIKSLNDEGNTKQADILRRMILGKETTLDSKKGKKKTAMAT; encoded by the coding sequence ATGGCTTCTTTGTGTGCATCAAGAGCAGCCATTTTCAAGCGGAAGAAGCTTCTATGCTtaacatcaacatcatcattcTACTGCACTGAATCCCCAATTCCAACAACAGGTAAACAAAATCATCATCCTAAACCCCAAGATGAAAAACTAGAAGATGTAATTTGTCGAATGATGTCTACACGCGCTTGGACAACGCGTTTACAGAATTCCATTAGAAACATTGTACCCTCATTCAATGATGAGCTTGTTTACAATGTGTTGCACAGTGCGAAGGATTCTGAGCACGCGTTGAATTTCTTCAGGTGGGTTGAAAGATCTGGTATTTTTAGGCATAATAGAGAAACCCATTTCAAGATTATGCAAATTCTTGGTAGAGCTGAGAAGCTTAATCATGCTAGGTGTATATTACTTGATATGCCTAATAAAGGTGTTGATTGGGATGAAGATTTGTGGGTTTTATTGATTGATAGTTATGGTAAAGCTGGGATAGTTCAAGAGAGTGTTAAGCTGTTTGCGAAAATGGAAGAGTTAGGTGTTGAAAGGACTGTTAAATCTTATAATGCTTTGTTTAATGTGATAACTCGTAAGGGGCGATATATGATGGCGAAGAGGTATTTTAATAAGATGGTTAATGAAGGGATTGAGCCGACTGGACATACGTTTAATCTTTTGATTTGGGGGTTCTTTTTATCGTCGAAGGTGGATACTGCCATTAGGTTCTTTGAGGATATGAAGAGTAGGGGGATTATGCCCGATTTAGTAACTTATAATACCATGATTAATGGATATAACCGGGTTAAGAAAATTGAGGAGGCGGAGAAGTATTTTGTGGAAATAAAGGCGAGGAATTTGGAGCCGAATGTGATTAGTTATACGACGATGATTAAGGGGTATAGCTTGGTTGGGAGAATAGATGATGCATTGAGATTGTTTGAAGAGATGAAGAGTTTTGGTATTAAACCAAATGCTATTACTTATTCGACGTTGTTGCCTGGTCTTTGTGATGCAAAGAAAATGTCCGAAGCTAGGATGATTTTGAAAGAGATGGAAGAGAAGTATATCGAACCCAAAGATAGCGCAATCTTCATTAGGTTAATCTCCGGACAGTGTGAGGCAGGTGATTTAGATGCTGCTGCTGATGTTCTGAAAACTATGATAAGGTTAAGTGTTCCGACTGAGGCTGGGCATTATGGTGTCTTAATTGAGAATTTCTGCAAGGCTGGTAAATATGATCGAGCTGTCAAATTTCTGGATAAGCttattgagaaagaaatcatccTGCGACCACAGAGTAGTTTGTCTATGGAACCAAGTGCATATATCCTGATTACTGATTACCTATGCAATAATGGCCAGACAGGCAAAGCTGAAACTCTTTTTAGACAATTGATGAAAATTGGGGTTCAAGATCCTGTTGTCTTTAACAATCTTGTTTGTGGGCACTCAAAAGAAGGGGTTCCTGATTCGGCGTTTGAACTTTTGAAGATTATGGGCAGAAGAAAGGTTCTTTCTGATGGTATTGCTCACAAGTCACTTGTTGAGAGCTATCTGAAGAAAGGGGAGGCTGCTGATGCTAAAACTGCTTTGGACAATATGATTGAACATGGACATGACCCGGACTCGTTGTTGTATAGATCAGTGATGGAGAGCCTGATGGGTGATGGAAGGGTTCAAACAGCAAGTCGGGTGATGAAAATCATGTTGGAGAAGGGTGTGAAAGAACACAtggatttaatttctactatctTGGAAGCCCTCCTCATGAGGGGCCATGTTGAGGAGGCCCTTGGAAGAATTGAATTGTTGTTAAACAACAGCCTCTCACCTGATTTTGATGGTCTCTTGGCGGTTCTATGCGAGAAAGGAAAGGCTACTGCTGCCCTGAAGCTGTTAGATTTCAGTTTAGAGAGAAATTGTAACATAGACTATTCAAGCTATGATAAGGTGCTGGATTCTCTTGTAGCTGCTGGGAAGACACTTAATGCCTACTCTATGTTGTGCAAGATGATGGAGAAAGGAGGAGTTAAAGATCATAAGAGTTGTGAAGAGTTAATTAAGAGCCTCAATGATGAGGGAAACACAAAGCAAGCAGATATTCTAAGAAGAATGATACTCGGAAAGGAAACAACACTTGACAGcaagaaagggaagaaaaagaCAGCAATGGCTACCTGA
- the LOC107875312 gene encoding plasmodesmata-located protein 2: MKMGPSSQIPKTFSIFFLLLLFSTLELSSLSSSIELTNFVYKGCANQKFQDPSGSSSQILNTLFDTLVSQSSTNKFYKTTAGSNTQSAISGLFQCRGDLSSSNCNICVKKIPEMSRKLCGESIAARIQLTGCYLRYEDVGFQTIGANELLFKVCGSDQVNGDGFSERLGNALGEIAKGISMSNNGFYANGYQSVYVLGQCEGDLSNVDCVNCVKNGAAKAKTECGNSISAQIYLQQCYISYTYYPNGVPTKSLSPSGTRQSTQKTVAIVLGGLVGVGLGVACLLFTRSAFKKKGYSKYGG, translated from the exons atgaaaatggGTCCATCTTCTCAAATTCCCAAAACATTCTCTATCTTTTTCCTACTATTACTCTTCTCCACTCTTGAATTATCATCACTATCATCATCCATTGAACTCACAAACTTTGTATACAAAGGTTGTGCTAACCAAAAATTCCAAGACCCATCTGGTTCTTCCTCACAAATACTCAACACCCTTTTCGACACACTGGTTTCTCAATCATCTACCAACAAATTCTACAAAACAACCGCCGGTAGTAACACCCAGTCGGCAATCTCCGGTCTCTTTCAATGTAGAGGCGATCTTTCTAGCAGTAACTGCAACATTTGTGTTAAGAAAATCCCCGAAATGTCTCGGAAGCTCTGCGGGGAATCGATTGCAGCTAGGATTCAGCTGACCGGTTGTTATCTGAGGTACGAGGATGTCGGGTTCCAGACAATTGGAGCTAATGAGCTGTTGTTTAAGGTTTGCGGGTCGGATCAAGTTAATGGAGATGGGTTTAGTGAGAGGCTTGGTAATGCTTTAGGGGAAATAGCTAAAGGGATTTCTATGAGTAATAATGGGTTTTATGCAAATGGGTATCAGTCAGTTTATGTGTTGGGTCAGTGTGAAGGTGATCTGAGTAATGTCGACTGTGTGAACTGTGTGAAAAATGGTGCTGCTAAAGCTAAAACTGAATGTGGGAACTCCATTTCTGCACAGATTTATCTGCAACAGTGTTATATTAGCTACACTTATTATCCTAATGGTGTTCCCACTAAATCACTATCCCCCTCAG GAACAAGACAGAGTACTCAAAAGACTGTTGCTATAGTCTTGGGTGGACTGGTTGGTGTGGGGTTAGGAGTTGCTTGTTTGCTATTTACAAGATCAGCATTCAAGAAAAAGGGCTATTCTAAGTATGGAGGATAA
- the LOC107875309 gene encoding probable inactive histone-lysine N-methyltransferase SUVR1, whose product MPSNPRVAKAFRAMKDIGISQEKVKPILKSLVKLYNKNWELIEAENYRALADAIFEKEESEATESKKPENTEVQQEEDLEEEAVDEEPERPLKRSRLRHQEVQASSSANNNSRAVSAGTSFKEVEEQDELSGTNSQGCSQEPQLNNRSAAAESESAPCLTYVRNKGKQPVSPNSADRLENNANSLKNHLKGRGSQIPQIKSKKKGLVLGKASHASNLKELKTKSDVKMLGSHAIIKPKDEPYTVDMPQFEVPLAIIHPEPSNNKGSSNSNASRKQPETSETSAAELRRGREANKDIPTSSNGLATSHGLVKAQNVCYSNIDIASSTFGEVKVSIDCEAALGRSDFHLPSLEAVLKLVEDKCLKPFKVLDPKFSVPKLMKDMCECFLELGTQYNHELLETANVDAENDIGYRSMAVVSSNGSVNLELDSGEDQLEKSHISPLCNGHTSSASTGQIASVENCGSAPETDPNILEHVTSENPAALCGSKNLELDAGKAQPEKSRLPPPRNTHNNGASTDQIASVENCGSAPENDQDILEHVTSQSPVAPCESTQDETGSCIVRDITKGQEQVMISLVNEVNDKSPPSFNYIAHNVVFQNAYLNFSLARIGDDNSCSACSGDCLSLSTPCACAYESGGDFAYTKEGLVKEELLKESISMNRDAKKHCQFFCKECPLERSKNEDFIEPCKGHLVRNFIKECWWKCGCDKQCGNRVVQRGISRKLQVFMTPDGKGWGLRTLEDLPRGAFICEYVGEVLTNAELFDRVSQSPNREEHSYPVLLDADWGSEGVLKDDDALCLDATFFGNVARFINHRCYDSNMVEIPVEIETPDHHYYHLAFFTTRKVKALEELTWDYGIDFDDHEHPVKAFKCQCASKFCRMKRPRRLRPRRGW is encoded by the exons atgccgAGCAATCCAAGAGTTGCGAAAGCATTTCGTGCTATGAAAGATATTGGAATCTCCCAAGAAAAGGTGAAGCCAATCTTAAAGAGTCTTGTAAAATTGTACAACAAGAACTGGGAGCTTATTGAAGCAGAGAATTATAGAGCACTTGCAGATGCTATATTTGAGAAAGAGGAGTCAGAG GCAACAGAAAGTAAGAAGCCTGAGAATACTGAAGTACAA CAAGAGGAGGATTTGGAGGAAGAAGCAGTGGATGAGGAGCCTGAAAGACCCTTAAAGAGGTCGCGATTAAGACATCAAGAAGTTCAAGCTTCATCTTCTGCTAACAACAATTCTCGTGCTGTTTCAGCTGGGACTTCATTCAAGGAAGTGGAGGAGCAAGATGAACTATCTGGAACTAATTCCCAGGGTTGTTCACAAGAACCTCAGCTGAATAATAGAAGTGCAGCAGCTGAGTCCGAGTCTGCCCCATGTCTGACATATGTTAGAAACAAAGGGAAGCAACCAGTCTCGCCTAATAGTGCTGACAGATTGGAAAATAATGCTAATTCTTTGAAGAATCATCTCAAAGGGAGGGGAAGTCAGATACCTCAAATCAAGTCCAAGAAGAAAGGTTTAGTCCTTGGGAAAGCTTCTCATGCTTCAAACCTCAAAGAGCTGAAGACTAAATCTGACGTCAAAATGTTGGGTTCTCATGCTATCATCAAACCTAAGGATGAACCATATACTGTTGATATGCCACAATTTGAGGTTCCTCTTGCTATTATTCACCCTG AGCCATCAAACAACAAAGGTTCTTCAAATAGTAATGCCTCGAGAAAGCAGCCAGAAACTTCTGAAACCTCAGCAGCAGAACTGAGACGCGGAAGAGAAGCAAATAAGGACATTCCAACTTCTTCAAATGGACTGGCAACAAGTCATGGACTAGTAAAAGCGCAGAATGTGTGTTATTCTAACATAGATATTGCCTCCTCAACTTTTGGAGAGGTTAAAGTCTCTATAGATTGTGAGGCTGCTCTTGGTAGATCAGACTTCCATTTGCCTAGTCTAGAGGCTGTTCTGAAGTTGGTGGAGGATAAATGTCTTAAACCATTCAAAGTCCTGGACCCAAAATTTTCTGTGCCGAAGCTGATGAAAGACATGTGTGAGTGCTTTTTGGAACTGGGAACTCAGTACAATCATGAATTGCTAGAGACTGCAAATGTGGATGCAGAAAATGACATTGGTTATAGAAGCATGGCCGTAGTTTCTTCAAATGGATCTGTAAATTTAGAACTTGATTCTGGGGAGGACCAGCTGGAGAAGTCACATATATCTCCTCTTTGTAATGGTCACACCAGCAGCGCCTCAACTGGTCAAATAGCATCTGTGGAGAACTGTGGTAGTGCTCCAGAAACTGATCCGAATATTCTTGAACATGTTACTTCTGAGAATCCAGCGGCTCTGTGTGGATCTAAAAATTTAGAACTTGATGCTGGGAAGGCTCAACCAGAGAAATCACGACTCCCTCCTCCTCGTAACACTCACAACAACGGCGCCTCAACTGACCAAATAGCATCTGTGGAGAACTGTGGTAGTGCTCCAGAAAATGATCAGGATATTCTTGAACATGTTACTTCTCAAAGTCCAGTGGCTCCGTGTGAATCAACTCAAGATGAAACAGGTTCTTGTATTGTTAGAGATATAACCAAGGGGCAAGAGCAGGTTATGATTTCATTGGTGAATGAAGTTAATGATAAAAGTCCTCCATCCTTTAACTACATAGCTCATAATGTGGTTTTCCAGAATGCATATCTGAACTTCTCTCTGGCTCGTATTGGAGATGACAACAGTTGTTCAGCTTGCTCTGGTGATTGTTTGTCACTGTCCACACCTTGTGCATGCGCATATGAATCTGGTGGtgattttgcatatacaaaagAAGGTCTTGTTAAAGAGGAGCTTCTTAAAGAGAGCATTTCTATGAATCGTGACGCCAAGAAGCACTGCCAATTCTTCTGCAAAGAATGCCCATTGGAAAGATCGAAAAATGAGGATTTTATAGAACCTTGTAAAGGTCATCTAGTGAGGAACTTCATCAAAGAGTGTTGGTGGAAATGTGGCTGTGATAAACAGTGTGGGAATCGTGTAGTACAGCGAGGTATTAGCCGCAAGTTACAG GTGTTTATGACTCCTGATGGGAAAGGATGGGGCTTACGTACCCTTGAGGATCTTCCAAGGGGTGCTTTTATTTGTGAGTATGTTGGAGAAGTTCTTACCAATGCAGAACTTTTTGATCGTGTTTCACAAAGCCCCAATAGAGAGGAACATTCTTATCCCGTGCTACTTGATGCTGACTGGGGTTCAGAGGGTGTCTTAAAGGATGACGATGCCCTTTGTTTGGATGCGACATTTTTCGGGAATGTAGCCAGGTTTATCAATCACAG ATGTTATGATTCAAATATGGTTGAAATACCAGTAGAAATAGAGACTCCAGATCACCACTACTATCAT CTTGCCTTTTTCACCACAAGAAAGGTTAAGGCATTGGAAGAGCTAACTTGG GATTATGGTATTGATTTTGATGACCATGAACATCCAGTAAAAGCATTTAAGTGCCAGTGTGCTAGCAAGTTCTGCCGAATGAAACGTCCAAGAA GACTCAGACCAAGGAGAGGATGGTGA